The window CCGGGCTGCTGAGCGACGACTACCCCTCGCCGGAGGGCACGAATCGACCCGGAACGTGGGATGTATCACGTTCTGTTTCATGTATGGACAACACCAGGGGTGACCTGGTAAGTACCACGACCCCCAGGACCACCGCAGCCAACGCGGACACCGTCGCCACCGCAGGCAGCATCGGGTGCTCGTGCAGCACTGCTACCCCGATTCCCGCGCATACGACGGGCTCCGCCGCGGTGAGCATCGGCAGCGAGGCGGCCAGCGGCCCGGCCTGGAACGCGCTCTGGTTCAGCACCATGCCCCAGACGGTCAGCAACGCCAGCAGATACGGCTGCCACGAGGTGGCTGCCGCTCCGACCTCGTGCCGCAACAACTCGCCGGTCACCTTGGTCAACAGCGCGGTCGCCCCGTAGATCAGGCCCGTCGCGGTGGCCAGCCGCAGCGGCCGGGCGACACTGCCCACCGGCCCGGGGCACAGGTTGAGCAGGACCGCCGGCACCAGCGTCAGCACTCCGACGGCCACCCAGCCGCGTCCGGAGGGATCCCTCCCGGACGACGGATCGGCCGCGGTCAGCGCGATCAGGCCCAGGCCCAGGGCGGCCACCCCGGTCCACTCGGTCCGGCCGAGACGTCGACCGGACCTGGCTGCCCCCAACGGCAGCGCGAAGAACAGGCCGCTGACCAGCAGCGCCTGGACCAGCATCAACGAGCCGTAGGCCAGCGCGAACATCTGCAGCGCGAAGCCGGCGACGTCCGCCGCGAACCCCGCCAGCCATCGACCGCGGCGCACCAGATACGCGAGCAGACCGAACCGCAACGCGCGGTCCGGCGGCGCGGTGACGGCGGCTTCCTGTTGGAGCACAGCGGCCACCGAATAGCATGCCGCGGCGGAGATGCTGGCGACGACGGTGAGGATCACGGTGGCTCCGAAGGATAGATCTTCCTCCACCGGTCGCGTCCTGATCGTCTCGGCGAGCATGGGCGCGGGCCACGAGACGGTGGCGCGGGAACTGGCCCACCGGCTGCGCCGCGACGGCCACGAGGCGCGGATCGTGGACTTCCTCGACGCGCTGCCGGGCCGGCTCGGGCCGGCGTTGCGCCGGTTCTACCAACTGCAGCTGCAATACGCGCCCTGGAGCTACGAGGCCACCTACCGGATGTGGATGCGGGCGACGCCGTTGGTGGCGTTGGTGACATTGCCGATGAGCTGGCTGTCCCGCCGACGGATGCTGGCCTGGATCGCCGACTATCAGGCCGACCTGGTGGTTGCCACGTACGTCGTCGCGCCCCTGGTGCTCGGCCGGGCCCGCCGCCGTAAGCAACTGGCCATCCCGGCGGCGGTCGTCGTCACCGACTTTGCGGTGCACCAACTGTGGGCGGATTCGGGGTTGGACCTGACCTCCTGCAACGGCCCGGCCTCGGCGCGGATGGCCGGCCAGTACACCGACCGCGCGGTTGCGTACGGGCCGATGGTGAACGAGCGGTTCTTCTCCGCCCCGGACCAGGCCGCCGCCCGGGCCGAGCTGGGCCTGCCCGCGGACGGTGCTCTGGCGTTGATGGTCTCCGGGTCGTGGGGGGCGGGTTCGGTCGAGGACAGCGTCGCCGAGGTGGCCGGCACCGGCCGGGTCACCCCGGTCGTGGTGTGCGGCAACAACAAGGCCCTATACGACCGCCTGCGCGGGCGGCCGGGGATGTATGTGTACGGGTGGACCGACCAGATGCCGACGTTGATCGCGGCCTGCGACGTGGTCGTGGAGAACGCCGGTGGCCAGATGTGCATGGAGTCCTTCGCGGTGGGCCGTCCGGTGGTCACGTACCGGCCGATCCCGGGCCATGGCAAGCACAACGCGACGATGATGAGCGAGGTCGGGGTGACGCAGTTGGCCCAGACGCCGGAGGAGTTGGCGGTGGCGTTGGACCGGGCGCTGGGGCCGCAGGGCGACGAGGCTGTCGCGATGGGAAGCAAATTGTTCGCCGGCGACGCCGCGGAGGCCATCGCCGCGCTGATCGGGGCGGGTGCATGAGCGTGCGAGCGCTGCGACTGGGCGGCCTGGTCGGAGCGGCGGGCGCGGCGTTCGCGGCGGTCGCGGCCCACGCCGGGCCCGCGGTGACCAGCGTGCCGGCGGTGCGCAACCGCTGGGCGCCCCGGTTGTGCGGGCTGGGGGAGCCGGGACACGTCGCGCTCACGTTCGACGACGGCCCGGACGCGACCTCGACCCCGCAGTTCCTGACGGCCCTGGACCGGCTGGGCTGGACCGCCACGTTCTTCCTGCTCGGAGACTCGGTGCGGGCCAACCCTGGGATCGCCGCCGAGGTGGCCGCGGCCGGCCACGAGATCGCGCTGCATGGCGACGTGCACCGGTCGCACCTGGCGCGCACGCCGCGGGCCGTGGCCGCCGACATCGAACGCTCGCTGGCCCTGGTCGAGGAGGTCACCGGGAAGCGGCCGTTCTGGTTCCGCCCGCCCTACGGGATCCTGAGCGGCGCCACCCTGGGCGTCTGCGGCCGCTTGGGCCTGCGACCCGTGCTGTGGACCGCGTGGGGCCGCGACTGGCGGGCCGAGGCGGACGCCTCGTCGGTGGCGCAGGACGTGGCGTCCGGGCGGCTGCCCGGCGGGACCGTGCTGTTGCACGACTCGGACTGCACCTCGGCCCCGGGCGCCTGGCACTCGGCGCTGGACGCGCTGCCGCTGTTGGCGGACCTGTTCAGCGTCCATCGGCTGAAGGTCGGCCCACTGGCCGAACACGGGCTTCTGCAGTCGGCATAGCCCGCCGCTCCGCGTATGAGAGTGCTCGCGCCGCGTATGAGAGTGCGCTCTGCGATCATCGATGATCGCAGAGGGGCCTTAATGCGGCCGGTGTTGCCAGGCGGCCCAGGCGCTGCGGACCATGTCGTGCAGGTCCAGTTCGGCCTTCCAACCCAGGTCGAGCGCGATCTTCTCGACCAGCCCGACGACTCGGGCCGGGTCGTAGGCGCGCCGGGGGCCGATCTCGTAGCGCAGGTCGGTGCCGGTCACCTCGGCGACGACCGCCATGACCTCCTTGACCGAGGCCCCGTCCCCGCGCCCGACGTTGAGCACCTGCCCGTAGTCGGTGCCCGCCGCAGCGGCCGCGTCCAGCCGCTGGGCCGCGGCCACATGGGCTCCGGCCAGGTCGCTGACGTGGATGAAGTCGCGCACG is drawn from Sporichthyaceae bacterium and contains these coding sequences:
- a CDS encoding DMT family transporter, coding for MEEDLSFGATVILTVVASISAAACYSVAAVLQQEAAVTAPPDRALRFGLLAYLVRRGRWLAGFAADVAGFALQMFALAYGSLMLVQALLVSGLFFALPLGAARSGRRLGRTEWTGVAALGLGLIALTAADPSSGRDPSGRGWVAVGVLTLVPAVLLNLCPGPVGSVARPLRLATATGLIYGATALLTKVTGELLRHEVGAAATSWQPYLLALLTVWGMVLNQSAFQAGPLAASLPMLTAAEPVVCAGIGVAVLHEHPMLPAVATVSALAAVVLGVVVLTRSPLVLSIHETERDTSHVPGRFVPSGEG
- a CDS encoding polysaccharide deacetylase family protein, which codes for MSVRALRLGGLVGAAGAAFAAVAAHAGPAVTSVPAVRNRWAPRLCGLGEPGHVALTFDDGPDATSTPQFLTALDRLGWTATFFLLGDSVRANPGIAAEVAAAGHEIALHGDVHRSHLARTPRAVAADIERSLALVEEVTGKRPFWFRPPYGILSGATLGVCGRLGLRPVLWTAWGRDWRAEADASSVAQDVASGRLPGGTVLLHDSDCTSAPGAWHSALDALPLLADLFSVHRLKVGPLAEHGLLQSA